In a genomic window of Micromonospora cremea:
- a CDS encoding D-Ala-D-Ala carboxypeptidase family metallohydrolase, with translation MRVNTLKRAAVAFALALPGAAIASVVAAPAAHADGCYTWDRTLSQGRSGSDVRQLQIRVAGWAGDRDIVENDGIYGPKTAAAVKRFQQAYGLRADGIAGPQTYAKLYQLQDNDCTPAHFSYSELDDGCGRGGWTGGPLSADQTRQNALRTMWKLEALRKGLGDKPLYVSGGFRSRSCNNQVGGASDSQHLYGNAADVTSRTSSLCQVARSARNNGFSGLYGPGYPDHDDHVHVDSRRENNSDNSSNTTSWSAPDCGVGAGND, from the coding sequence GTGCGCGTAAACACCTTGAAGCGAGCTGCCGTCGCATTCGCCCTGGCGCTGCCCGGGGCCGCGATCGCCTCAGTGGTCGCCGCGCCCGCGGCGCACGCGGACGGCTGCTACACCTGGGATCGCACCCTGTCGCAGGGGCGCTCGGGCAGCGACGTCCGACAGTTGCAGATCCGGGTGGCCGGTTGGGCCGGGGACCGGGACATCGTCGAGAACGACGGCATCTACGGACCGAAGACCGCCGCCGCGGTCAAGCGGTTCCAGCAGGCGTACGGGCTGCGGGCCGACGGGATCGCCGGCCCGCAGACCTACGCCAAGCTGTACCAGCTCCAGGACAACGACTGCACGCCCGCGCACTTCAGCTACAGCGAGCTGGACGACGGGTGCGGTCGGGGCGGGTGGACCGGCGGCCCGCTGTCGGCGGACCAGACCCGGCAGAACGCGCTGCGCACCATGTGGAAGCTGGAGGCGCTGCGCAAGGGCCTCGGCGACAAGCCGCTCTACGTCTCGGGCGGCTTCCGCAGCCGGAGCTGCAACAACCAGGTCGGCGGCGCGTCGGACAGCCAGCACCTGTACGGCAACGCGGCCGACGTCACCTCGCGGACGTCGTCGCTGTGCCAGGTGGCCCGCAGCGCGCGCAACAACGGCTTCAGCGGTCTCTACGGGCCGGGCTACCCCGACCACGACGATCACGTGCACGTCGACTCGCGGCGGGAGAACAACAGCGACAACAGCTCGAACACGACGAGCTGGTCCGCGCCGGACTGCGGGGTCGGGGCCGGCAACGACTGA